The genomic window CCACTGCTGCACGGCCCAGCTTGCGCCATCGACCTGGCGGCTGGAATTGACCGCGAATTTTTCCCGTTGCAAGACCACCGCACCATCGACCTCGATCGTGCCGATACGGGTACCGCCGGCGAACCAGCGATTGGTGCTGATCTCGATGGTCAGGGTCAGCTGTTGGGAAACGGCGATGCGGTCGGCCGGATCGATCCAGCGGCGCAGCTGCACGTGGCCCTGTTGGTAGAGCTGTGCAAAATCCGGGGCGCTTGCATGAGTCGCCTCATCGTCGCTGGCTCGTGCGGTCGTGCTCAGCAGCAGTGCCGTCAGCATCATAGCAATCAACCCGGAGGCACCTGTGGCGATGCGCGGTGGTTGAGTGATCGGGAGGCGGCCAGTGGGTGCGAGGTTATTCATTCGGTTCCCTCTTGCTGCAGAGCCCGCTCCAGCTGCATCTGGAATTTCAGATGCAGAAAGCGCGAAGGGTCGGTCTGTACCTGGCGCATCCATTGCTCTTGAATTCGCTGGTCGCTGAGGATCTGCTCGGCGCTGAGCTGGGCGGTGTCTGAGGTACCGTATTCCTGTTTCTCTGCGCCGTCGGCGCGCTGGGGCTGGTCCCCCAGCTCTCTGATCGCCTTGCCGGTTTCCGGTTGCTGGCTTTCGCTCATGCGATTGATGTCGTCGATGATCTCCTGCACCCGGGCCCGATTGTGACGGGCGGCAGCGTGGTTCGGGTCGCGAGCCAGCAAGCGGTCATAAGTGGCGACGGCGAGCAGGTAATGCTGGGCCTGAGCCTGGGCCGTGGCGAGATTAAACAGCCCCCGATCGCTGTCTGTCTGGCCAAGCAGCGCAATGGCCTTGTCGAAGGATTCGTTGTAGTAATGGGCCATGGCTTGCCATTGTGGGTCATTAAAGCGTTGCGCTGCGGTCTGGAAATCGCCCTGCTCGAAGTAGTAGCGGCCCTGTTGGTCCGGGGTAAGCCACAGCTCGAGCCACCAGTGGGTGAAGGTTTGGGTGGCATGGCTGGACTCGGGCGGGTGAGCGTCAGAGGTGCCGTCGGCCAGAGCCGAAGGCGGGGCCGACAGCAGGGGCAGCACCAGTAACAGCAGGGACCATTGCAAGGTCCAGCCCTTACGAAACCAGAACAGAAACAGGGCGGCGAAGGGAAACAGCAGGTAGTAACCGGCATCTACCCAGGGATGGGTCCTGTCCTGCACCGAACGCAGGTGGCGGTCGATCAGGCGCGCTATGTGGCCCACATCCCGATCGTCCAGGGTCAGGGTCTGGTAGTGGCCACCGGCGGCATCCGCCAGTGCCTGCAACTGGTCGCGTTGCAGGGCTTGCACCGGGCTGTCGCTGGGCAGTTGGTCGGCCTCCTTGCCCATTCCCCAGACCAGTAATTGATGACCGCTGTCCTGAGTAAAGCGGGCAAAGCGGGTGGCGGTTTGGGGGCTGGCACCATCGCCCATCAGCAGCAGGGTGCCCGGGACTCTGGCATCGTGGAGCATTCGAGCAATCACCGGAATGCTGGCTTCGGGCAGTTTGCCCGGGCGGGGCATCATATCGCTGACCAGGGCATCGAGGAAGTTGCGGATAATCTCGGCGTCGTTGGTCAGGGGGATCACGCTGTGGGCACTGCCGGCGTAGACAATCAATCCGGTGCGGGCGCCCTGACGCTGTTGTAACAGGTCGCCGATCTTCTGCTTGGCGCGACTCAGGCGGCTGGGCTGGATGTCGGTCTGGTTCATGGTCTGCGACAGATCCAGGACGATCACCAGCGCGCTTTCATCCTGCACCAGGGGGCTCGTCTGACGCTGCCAGCTGGGGCCGGCCATTGCCAGTACGCCGATCAGGCTGGTGAGTATGGCCAGATTGAGCGGATTGAATCGGCGCTGCTGGTCATCCCCCTGCACCAGTGCTTGCAGCAGGTGCGGGGCGATAATGGTGCGCCATTGGGCACCGTTATCCCGATGCTGGCGCAGAAACAAGAGCAGCCAAAAGAGAGGCGGCAGGGCCAGCAGCCACCAGGGGCGTAGCAGGTGAAAGTCGCTCAGGGCGGCCAGATCAAGCATGGGATTGGGCTCGTTGCTGGCGCCACAGACGCCAGCGCTGGCTGCTAAAAAACACCAGATAGAGCACCAGTACGGCGCCCATCGGGTACTGGTGCAAAGCCTGACGTGGCCGGTAACTCAGTGATTCGAAACGCTGGGGCTCGAGCTGATTGATGCGCTGGTAAACCCGCGCCAGCTGGTGGCGGTCCAGGGCCTGAAAATACTCGCCGCCGGTGAGCGCTGACATGCGCTCCAGAGTCTCGATATCCAGCGCTTTTTCGCCCACTGTGGCGGGATCGCCGATGGCGATGGTGTAGAGGGTGATCTCGTAAGCAGCGGCCACTTTGGCTGCGTCGATCGGTGGTACCTTGCTGCCAGTGTCGTTGCCATCGGTGAGCAGAATCAACACCCGGTCCGGGCTATCGCTATTGGCGAAGCGCTTTAACGCCAGGCCGATGGCATCGCCGAGCCCGGTACTCAATCCGGCCATGCCGATATCGGTCTCCTCCAGCAGTTGCAGCCAGGTGGTCAAATCCTCGGTAAAGGGGGTCTGCAGGAAAGGGCGGTCGCCGAACACGATCAGCCCCAGGCGATCGCCGCTGCGCTGGCGGACGAAATCTCGCAGCACTGACTTGACCGCGCTGAGGCGGTCGATGCGCTTGCCCTGGGCGTCGGTAAAGTCGTCGGCCTGCATCGAGCCCGACAGATCCACCGCCACCATCAGGTCGCGCCCCGCTTTGTGCTGGACCACCGGCTCGCCCACGTATTCGGGTTTGGCCAGGGCGATCACCAGCAGCGACCAGGCGACGATCAACATCAGTCGCTGGATACGCCGTCGCTGCAGTACCACCGCGCCCTGGCTGGGTTGCTGGCGGGTGAGCTCGACCAGGCGCTGGAAGAAAGGCACCTGCAGCGAACTCTGACGTTCTTTGTGCGGGCGAAACAGGCGGTTGACCAGCGGTGGCAACAGCAGGGCAAGAAACATCCAGGGGGCCGCAAATTCAATCATGATGATGGGGTCCGCCGGGTGGACGCTGGTGGGTACGAATCCAGTGTCGGGCCATCTCGCTCAGTTGCCGGGCCTGTTGGGCGTCGATGGTCTGGTGGCTGGGCGGGGCGTAGTCGAGGGTGAGCATAAGCCGGCCCAGGTCACCGCAAAAGGGCGGGCCCGGGTACTGGGCGTCGAGAAACTCAAGCCAGCGTTCTCCGCTCAGAGAAGCCACCTGTGCCCTGGGAAAGGCCTGCAGGGCCGTGGCTTTCAATAGCAACGGAATCTGTCTGGCCAAT from Aestuariirhabdus haliotis includes these protein-coding regions:
- a CDS encoding VWA domain-containing protein: MLDLAALSDFHLLRPWWLLALPPLFWLLLFLRQHRDNGAQWRTIIAPHLLQALVQGDDQQRRFNPLNLAILTSLIGVLAMAGPSWQRQTSPLVQDESALVIVLDLSQTMNQTDIQPSRLSRAKQKIGDLLQQRQGARTGLIVYAGSAHSVIPLTNDAEIIRNFLDALVSDMMPRPGKLPEASIPVIARMLHDARVPGTLLLMGDGASPQTATRFARFTQDSGHQLLVWGMGKEADQLPSDSPVQALQRDQLQALADAAGGHYQTLTLDDRDVGHIARLIDRHLRSVQDRTHPWVDAGYYLLFPFAALFLFWFRKGWTLQWSLLLLVLPLLSAPPSALADGTSDAHPPESSHATQTFTHWWLELWLTPDQQGRYYFEQGDFQTAAQRFNDPQWQAMAHYYNESFDKAIALLGQTDSDRGLFNLATAQAQAQHYLLAVATYDRLLARDPNHAAARHNRARVQEIIDDINRMSESQQPETGKAIRELGDQPQRADGAEKQEYGTSDTAQLSAEQILSDQRIQEQWMRQVQTDPSRFLHLKFQMQLERALQQEGTE
- a CDS encoding vWA domain-containing protein, producing the protein MIEFAAPWMFLALLLPPLVNRLFRPHKERQSSLQVPFFQRLVELTRQQPSQGAVVLQRRRIQRLMLIVAWSLLVIALAKPEYVGEPVVQHKAGRDLMVAVDLSGSMQADDFTDAQGKRIDRLSAVKSVLRDFVRQRSGDRLGLIVFGDRPFLQTPFTEDLTTWLQLLEETDIGMAGLSTGLGDAIGLALKRFANSDSPDRVLILLTDGNDTGSKVPPIDAAKVAAAYEITLYTIAIGDPATVGEKALDIETLERMSALTGGEYFQALDRHQLARVYQRINQLEPQRFESLSYRPRQALHQYPMGAVLVLYLVFFSSQRWRLWRQQRAQSHA
- a CDS encoding DUF4381 domain-containing protein, whose protein sequence is MDNQAPVDPATFGNYLLHGIEEVQLPPPVSWAPQTGGWALLAGLLVLLLGYLAYKGLRHWWCNRYRRQALHQLKQCRRHTESPRALARQIPLLLKATALQAFPRAQVASLSGERWLEFLDAQYPGPPFCGDLGRLMLTLDYAPPSHQTIDAQQARQLSEMARHWIRTHQRPPGGPHHHD